A window of Candidatus Zixiibacteriota bacterium contains these coding sequences:
- a CDS encoding pyridoxal phosphate-dependent aminotransferase: MSISQLAREIHESPTLKLNEQARLLREKGEPVIHLGAGEPKSKVPLDAILSCTASLNTGEVRYTPTEGIPALIKAIIRYTEENYNHIVGPENVIAAAGAKQAFYNLMMTIINPQDEVIIPAPYWVSYPEIVRMVYGVPVIVKAEDGRFHPRFEDIEQCVSSYTKAIVINSPNNPSGAVYSGDFIGQMVEYCEKKGIYLVMDDIYHKLVFHGKKWVSCYDYAKADHDSSKLVVINGVSKAYAMTGFRIGWVVANRKVTAAMVNVAAQNTSCPSVILQAAAAGALTGVQSSVDNLRVFLENNCKVMMNELNSFTGVRCIPPDGTFYCLPDFSAYSKNSNELSEFLLKKALVVTVPGKEFGLEGHLRLSYCGTVKEIREGIARIKWALDPDSPNEIYIGDRKMRRDWK, encoded by the coding sequence ATGAGTATCAGTCAACTTGCCAGAGAAATCCACGAGTCACCGACCCTGAAGCTCAACGAGCAAGCCCGCCTGCTGCGGGAGAAGGGCGAGCCGGTGATTCATCTCGGGGCGGGAGAACCAAAAAGCAAAGTGCCGCTTGATGCAATCCTGAGTTGCACAGCTTCGCTGAATACCGGTGAGGTGCGATACACGCCGACCGAGGGGATCCCTGCCCTCATCAAGGCGATTATCCGGTATACGGAAGAAAACTACAATCATATCGTCGGTCCCGAAAACGTCATCGCCGCCGCCGGCGCCAAACAGGCGTTCTACAATCTCATGATGACTATCATCAATCCCCAGGACGAGGTCATCATCCCGGCGCCATATTGGGTCAGCTATCCTGAGATCGTGCGGATGGTGTACGGTGTTCCGGTGATTGTGAAAGCCGAGGACGGCAGATTTCATCCACGGTTCGAGGATATCGAGCAGTGCGTCAGTTCCTACACCAAGGCGATCGTGATCAATAGCCCGAACAATCCGTCGGGCGCCGTCTACAGCGGGGATTTCATCGGCCAGATGGTGGAATACTGCGAAAAGAAAGGCATCTACCTGGTCATGGACGACATATACCATAAGCTCGTGTTTCACGGCAAGAAATGGGTGTCGTGCTATGACTACGCCAAGGCGGATCACGACTCGTCGAAGCTGGTTGTGATCAACGGGGTGTCAAAGGCCTATGCGATGACCGGCTTTCGTATCGGCTGGGTGGTCGCCAACCGCAAAGTAACCGCCGCGATGGTAAACGTCGCCGCTCAGAACACGTCCTGCCCATCCGTCATTCTCCAGGCGGCCGCGGCCGGGGCGCTGACGGGTGTGCAAAGTTCTGTCGACAACCTGCGCGTGTTTCTCGAAAACAACTGCAAGGTCATGATGAACGAGCTGAACTCGTTCACCGGGGTCCGGTGCATTCCTCCCGACGGCACATTTTACTGTCTGCCTGACTTCAGCGCTTACAGCAAGAATTCCAACGAACTGAGTGAATTTCTGTTGAAGAAGGCGCTTGTGGTGACGGTACCGGGCAAGGAATTCGGCCTCGAGGGTCATCTGCGGCTGAGTTACTGCGGCACCGTTAAAGAGATCCGCGAAGGTATCGCACGAATCAAATGGGCGCTTGATCCGGACTCCCCGAATGAAATCTACATCGGCGACCGGAAGATGAGGAGGGACTGGAAGTGA